One segment of Solanum lycopersicum chromosome 1, SLM_r2.1 DNA contains the following:
- the LOC101267436 gene encoding uncharacterized protein isoform X2, which yields MVVKMMKWRPWPPLISKKFEVKIFVGKVENLVCEVYSSGGVAVEIRWKGPPRIALSSFRKTVKRNCTREEMVKNGPNGGVLVEWDEEFQSLCNLSGYKDNVFHPWEIAFTVLNGMNAKNKAPIVGTAVLNVAEFAAKIEEREFKLNIPLVVPGGASETRPTLCISLSLFELRATQESTELVQRPLASVQSPARSVETPPVEKDELSALKAGLRKVKIFTEYVSTRRAKKACREEEGSEERSSARSEEGEYAYPFDSESNDEYEEGESDEAKEDPTVRKSFSYGPLAYANCAGVSFHSSTRVNGEGEDWVYFSNRRSDVGCSQMDDQVTCASDLVVLQNSKRSILPWRKRKLSFRSPKSKGEPLLKKDNGEEGGDDIDFDRRQLSSDGALSFGVHKVEEGLTANRSSVAEFGDDNFAVGCWEQKEIISRDEHMKLQTQVFFASIDQRSERAAGESACTALVAVVADWLQHNRGLMPIKSQFDSLIREGSLEWRKLCENETYRERFPDKHFDLETVLQAKIRSITVMPGNSFVGFFHPDGMDEGGFDFLHGAMSFDNIWDEISRAGLQYTSMGEPQIYIVSWNDHFFVLKVEAEAYYIIDTLGERLYEGCNQAYILKFDKDTTIYKQPDTTDSTEEKPAVDQQTISTTAEPKLSDGPHTNATPGSLESEAVNKSDEPSKAESAEEIICQGKESCKDYIKSFLAAIPIRELQADIKKGLKTSTPLHQRLQIELHFTHLQQQPLITTPAIEIATAAQEPPAVAMSEIST from the exons ATGGTGGTGAAGATGATGAAATGGCGTCCATGGCCACCTCTCATTTCTAAGAAATTTGAGGTTAAGATATTTGTAGGAAAGGTTGAGAATTTGGTGTGTGAAGTGTATTCTAGCGGTGGTGTTGCGGTGGAGATCAGGTGGAAAGGGCCACCAAGAATAGCTTTGAGTTCTTTTAGAAAGACAGTGAAGAGGAACTGTACTAGAGAAGAAATGGTGAAAAATGGACCAAACGGTGGCGTTTTGGTGGAATGGGATGAAGAATTTCAGAGTTTATGTAATTTGTCTGGTTATAAAGACAATGTGTTTCATCCATGGGAGATTGCCTTCACTGTGTTGAAT GGTATGAATGCGAAGAATAAGGCACCTATTGTTGGTACAGCTGTCTTAAATGTCGCCGAATTTGCTGCCAAGATAGAGGAGAGAGAATTTAAACTGAATATTCCTCTGGTAGTTCCAGGGGGTGCTTCCGAGACTCGGCCCACACTTTGT ATATCACTTAGCTTGTTTGAACTAAGAGCTACCCAAGAGTCGACAGAGTTGGTTCAAAGGCCACTAGCTTCTGTTCAGTCTCCAGCACGGTCTGTAGAAACTCCACCAGTTGAAAAGGATGAGCTTTCTGCCCTCAAAGCTGGCCTCAGAAAGGTTAAAATATTTACGGAGTATGTATCAACTAGGAGAGCAAAGAAAGCTTGTCGAGAAGAAGAGGGTAGTGAAGAAAGAAGCTCAGCAAGGAGCGAAGAGGGGGAATATGCATATCCTTTTGATTCTGAGTCCAATGATGAGTATGAAGAAGGAGAGTCAGATGAGGCAAAGGAGGATCCTACTGTTAGGAAGTCGTTTAGTTATGGTCCACTGGCTTATGCGAATTGTGCAGGAGTTTCTTTTCATTCTAGTACAAGGGTCAATGGTGAGGGTGAGGATTGGGTTTACTTTAGCAACCGTAGATCAGATGTGGGCTGCTCACAAATGGATGACCAGGTCACCTGTGCTTCTGATCTTGTAGTTCTGCAGAATTCAAAGCGCAGTATCCTTCCTTGGAGGAAGAGGAAGCTGAGCTTTAGATCTCCTAAATCGAAGGGGGAACCGTTGTTGAAGAAGGATAATGGAGAAGAAGGTGGAGATGATATTGACTTCGATCGTCGACAGCTCAGTTCTGATGGAGCTCTTTCATTTGGG GTACACAAGGTGGAGGAAGGCTTGACTGCTAATCGATCTTCAGTAGCTGAGTTTGGTGATGACAATTTTGCTGTTGGCTGTTGGGAGCAGAAAGAGATAATAAGTCGGGATGAACACATGAAGCTTCAAACTCAGGTGTTCTTTGCTTCCATTGACCAGCGCAGTGAACGAGCTGCTGGAGAAAGTGCATGCACAGCCCTTGTGGCTGTGGTTGCTGATTGGTTGCAGCACAATCGCGGTCTCATGCCAATTAAATCACAGTTTGATAGCTTAATTAGAGAAGGTTCATTAGAATGGAGGAAACTTTGTGAAAATGAGACATACAGGGAACGGTTCCCTGACAAACACTTTGATCTGGAGACGGTCCTTCAAGCCAAAATTCGCTCCATAACTGTCATGCCAGGGAATTCCTTTGTCGGTTTTTTCCACCCTGATGGGATGGATGAGGGAGGATTTGATTTCTTGCATGGTGCCATGTCATTTGACAATATCTGGGATGAAATTAGCCGTGCTGGATTACAGTATACTTCTATGGGTGAACCACAAATCTATATCGTCAGCTGGAACGATCATTTCTTTGTCCTGAAGGTTGAAGCTGAAGCTTACTACATCATCGATACCTTAGGCGAAAGACTCTACGAAGGCTGCAATCAAGCTTATATACTGAAGTTTGATAAGGATACAACCATCTATAAACAGCCAGACACTACAGACTCAACAGAAGAAAAACCTGCTGTGGATCAGCAAACTATTTCTACCACAGCGGAGCCAAAACTTAGCGATGGTCCTCATACAAATGCAACGCCTGGTTCTCTAGAGAGTGAAGCAGTGAACAAATCAGATGAACCATCGAAGGCTGAGAGCGCAGAAGAAATTATCTGTCAAGGCAAAGAGTCATGCAAAGACTACATCAAGAGTTTTTTAGCTGCCATACCAATCAGGGAACTGCAGGCAGATATCAAGAAAGGTCTGAAAACATCAACCCCTCTTCATCAGCGGCTTCAGATTGAACTCCATTTCACTCATTTACAACAACAACCACTCATAACTACTCCGGCAATAGAGATAGCAACAGCTGCACAAGAACCGCCTGCAGTTGCAATGTCTGAGATCTCGACGTAA
- the LOC101267436 gene encoding uncharacterized protein isoform X1 — translation MVVKMMKWRPWPPLISKKFEVKIFVGKVENLVCEVYSSGGVAVEIRWKGPPRIALSSFRKTVKRNCTREEMVKNGPNGGVLVEWDEEFQSLCNLSGYKDNVFHPWEIAFTVLNGMNAKNKAPIVGTAVLNVAEFAAKIEEREFKLNIPLVVPGGASETRPTLCISLSLFELRATQESTELVQRPLASVQSPARSVETPPVEKDELSALKAGLRKVKIFTEYVSTRRAKKACREEEGSEERSSARSEEGEYAYPFDSESNDEYEEGESDEAKEDPTVRKSFSYGPLAYANCAGVSFHSSTRVNGEGEDWVYFSNRRSDVGCSQMDDQVTCASDLVVLQNSKRSILPWRKRKLSFRSPKSKGEPLLKKDNGEEGGDDIDFDRRQLSSDGALSFGQVHKVEEGLTANRSSVAEFGDDNFAVGCWEQKEIISRDEHMKLQTQVFFASIDQRSERAAGESACTALVAVVADWLQHNRGLMPIKSQFDSLIREGSLEWRKLCENETYRERFPDKHFDLETVLQAKIRSITVMPGNSFVGFFHPDGMDEGGFDFLHGAMSFDNIWDEISRAGLQYTSMGEPQIYIVSWNDHFFVLKVEAEAYYIIDTLGERLYEGCNQAYILKFDKDTTIYKQPDTTDSTEEKPAVDQQTISTTAEPKLSDGPHTNATPGSLESEAVNKSDEPSKAESAEEIICQGKESCKDYIKSFLAAIPIRELQADIKKGLKTSTPLHQRLQIELHFTHLQQQPLITTPAIEIATAAQEPPAVAMSEIST, via the exons ATGGTGGTGAAGATGATGAAATGGCGTCCATGGCCACCTCTCATTTCTAAGAAATTTGAGGTTAAGATATTTGTAGGAAAGGTTGAGAATTTGGTGTGTGAAGTGTATTCTAGCGGTGGTGTTGCGGTGGAGATCAGGTGGAAAGGGCCACCAAGAATAGCTTTGAGTTCTTTTAGAAAGACAGTGAAGAGGAACTGTACTAGAGAAGAAATGGTGAAAAATGGACCAAACGGTGGCGTTTTGGTGGAATGGGATGAAGAATTTCAGAGTTTATGTAATTTGTCTGGTTATAAAGACAATGTGTTTCATCCATGGGAGATTGCCTTCACTGTGTTGAAT GGTATGAATGCGAAGAATAAGGCACCTATTGTTGGTACAGCTGTCTTAAATGTCGCCGAATTTGCTGCCAAGATAGAGGAGAGAGAATTTAAACTGAATATTCCTCTGGTAGTTCCAGGGGGTGCTTCCGAGACTCGGCCCACACTTTGT ATATCACTTAGCTTGTTTGAACTAAGAGCTACCCAAGAGTCGACAGAGTTGGTTCAAAGGCCACTAGCTTCTGTTCAGTCTCCAGCACGGTCTGTAGAAACTCCACCAGTTGAAAAGGATGAGCTTTCTGCCCTCAAAGCTGGCCTCAGAAAGGTTAAAATATTTACGGAGTATGTATCAACTAGGAGAGCAAAGAAAGCTTGTCGAGAAGAAGAGGGTAGTGAAGAAAGAAGCTCAGCAAGGAGCGAAGAGGGGGAATATGCATATCCTTTTGATTCTGAGTCCAATGATGAGTATGAAGAAGGAGAGTCAGATGAGGCAAAGGAGGATCCTACTGTTAGGAAGTCGTTTAGTTATGGTCCACTGGCTTATGCGAATTGTGCAGGAGTTTCTTTTCATTCTAGTACAAGGGTCAATGGTGAGGGTGAGGATTGGGTTTACTTTAGCAACCGTAGATCAGATGTGGGCTGCTCACAAATGGATGACCAGGTCACCTGTGCTTCTGATCTTGTAGTTCTGCAGAATTCAAAGCGCAGTATCCTTCCTTGGAGGAAGAGGAAGCTGAGCTTTAGATCTCCTAAATCGAAGGGGGAACCGTTGTTGAAGAAGGATAATGGAGAAGAAGGTGGAGATGATATTGACTTCGATCGTCGACAGCTCAGTTCTGATGGAGCTCTTTCATTTGGG CAGGTACACAAGGTGGAGGAAGGCTTGACTGCTAATCGATCTTCAGTAGCTGAGTTTGGTGATGACAATTTTGCTGTTGGCTGTTGGGAGCAGAAAGAGATAATAAGTCGGGATGAACACATGAAGCTTCAAACTCAGGTGTTCTTTGCTTCCATTGACCAGCGCAGTGAACGAGCTGCTGGAGAAAGTGCATGCACAGCCCTTGTGGCTGTGGTTGCTGATTGGTTGCAGCACAATCGCGGTCTCATGCCAATTAAATCACAGTTTGATAGCTTAATTAGAGAAGGTTCATTAGAATGGAGGAAACTTTGTGAAAATGAGACATACAGGGAACGGTTCCCTGACAAACACTTTGATCTGGAGACGGTCCTTCAAGCCAAAATTCGCTCCATAACTGTCATGCCAGGGAATTCCTTTGTCGGTTTTTTCCACCCTGATGGGATGGATGAGGGAGGATTTGATTTCTTGCATGGTGCCATGTCATTTGACAATATCTGGGATGAAATTAGCCGTGCTGGATTACAGTATACTTCTATGGGTGAACCACAAATCTATATCGTCAGCTGGAACGATCATTTCTTTGTCCTGAAGGTTGAAGCTGAAGCTTACTACATCATCGATACCTTAGGCGAAAGACTCTACGAAGGCTGCAATCAAGCTTATATACTGAAGTTTGATAAGGATACAACCATCTATAAACAGCCAGACACTACAGACTCAACAGAAGAAAAACCTGCTGTGGATCAGCAAACTATTTCTACCACAGCGGAGCCAAAACTTAGCGATGGTCCTCATACAAATGCAACGCCTGGTTCTCTAGAGAGTGAAGCAGTGAACAAATCAGATGAACCATCGAAGGCTGAGAGCGCAGAAGAAATTATCTGTCAAGGCAAAGAGTCATGCAAAGACTACATCAAGAGTTTTTTAGCTGCCATACCAATCAGGGAACTGCAGGCAGATATCAAGAAAGGTCTGAAAACATCAACCCCTCTTCATCAGCGGCTTCAGATTGAACTCCATTTCACTCATTTACAACAACAACCACTCATAACTACTCCGGCAATAGAGATAGCAACAGCTGCACAAGAACCGCCTGCAGTTGCAATGTCTGAGATCTCGACGTAA
- the LOC101249001 gene encoding uncharacterized protein: protein MAMAAMKLFITLLFLLCLVSSLTSAKSTDFDYCNKKANYDVKVSQIDITPYPIKGGRTTTFSITAETGRNLTGGKLEIDVKYFFLNVHHEDIDLCKETSCPASGDFVISHSQELPGFTPPGSYTLTMKMVDEKNKQLSCITFSFSISLFDESEALSASI, encoded by the exons ATGGCAATGGCAGCTATGAAACTCTTCATCACTCTTCTCTTCTTACTATGTCTTGTCTCTTCACTCACTTCAGCTAAATCCACCGATTTCGATTATTGCA ATAAAAAGGCCAACTATGATGTTAAGGTCAGTCAAATAGATATAACTCCTTATCCTATTAAGGGAGGTAGAACAACAACATTCAGTATTACTGCAGAGACCG GTAGGAATCTCACTGGAGGAAAGCTGGAGATTGATGTCAAGTATTTCTTCTTAAATGTCCACCATGAGGACATTGACCTTTGTAAAGAGACATCTTGCCCAGCGTCCGGTGATTTCGTCATTTCCCACTCACAAGAGTTGCCTGGATTTACCCCACCT GGATCATACACTCTGACAATGAAGATGGTGGATGAAAAGAACAAGCAACTGTCATGCATAACTTTTAGCTTCAGCATCAGTTTGTTCGACGAATCCGAGGCGTTATCAGCATCCATCTAG
- the LOC101262950 gene encoding RING-H2 finger protein ATL70-like, with amino-acid sequence MNATASAPDPNSSDDGFLGSQNFGGFAYGIGVSAGILLLITTITLMSYFCTRHQTTVEPPQRRHRNNNNNNNEVVVVVDVDVDVGVDEETLSSFPKLLYSDAYKNIQKDSTASSCCSICLGDYKSSDMLRQLPDCGHLFHLKCVDPWLRLHPTCPICRTSPLPSPLSTPLVEVVPLATRPIG; translated from the coding sequence ATGAATGCCACAGCCTCCGCCCCGGATCCGAATTCCTCCGATGACGGGTTCTTGGGGTCACAAAACTTTGGTGGATTCGCGTATGGTATTGGAGTCTCTGCAGGGATATTGTTATTGATAACAACGATAACCCTAATGTCCTATTTTTGTACGAGGCATCAAACAACGGTGGAGCCACCACAAAGGAGACataggaataataataataacaacaacgaGGTGGTTGTGGTCGTGGATGTGGATGTGGACGTAGGGGTTGATGAGGAAACCCTATCGAGTTTTCCAAAGTTGTTGTATTCGGATGCTTATAAGAATATTCAAAAGGATTCAACCGCGAGTTCTTGTTGTTCAATATGTTTAGGTGATTACAAGAGTAGTGACATGTTAAGACAATTGCCTGATTGTGGCCATTTGTTTCATTTGAAATGTGTTGATCCATGGTTAAGGTTACATCCAACTTGTCCTATTTGTAGAACTTCTCCATTGCCATCACCACTATCTACTCCTCTAGTTGAAGTTGTTCCATTGGCAACTAGACCTATTGGATAA
- the LOC101262649 gene encoding pentatricopeptide repeat-containing protein At4g39530, with protein sequence MSKLCKFEPKSLKNGVTQSCFRFLTVSSSLHHRSEEENYTIIRRNRRTQRHYLSKLLFTLSTTHCKEIHTQVILCGFENNPFLNNILIQSYSIRGCLDYARKVFDKMPKRDMISWSSVITMYTQNGVYDESLSLFAELRRSCKEGEGPNEFVLASVVSCCGRLGSIVKGEVLHCFVVKAGFDQFVYVGTSLIDFYSKGGDVGSARRVFDDLVVKSTATWTAIIAACVNVGKSEISLQLLRNMLETDVAPDNYVVSSILGACSSLEYIKGGKEIHGYVLRRGAEMDVTVSNVLIDFYMKCGNVKTARSVFDRMEVKNAISWTTMISGYMQNSSDWEAISMFRDLNGLGWILDRFACSSVLISCGSVEALELGRQVHAYTVKANVDSDEYVKNSLIDMYAKCNSFGDARKVFDIMGDHDVISYNAVIEGCLTQNRLYEAFDLFAEMRENLIPPSLLTFVSLLGASASLFSLELSKQLHGLTIKFGFSADMFVCSILVDVYSKCLSIGYARQVFNEMNEKDIVVWNSMLFGYIQQCENEEALKLFLLLRQSLQKPNTLTFVALIAASSNLVSLLHGLQFHNQIVKLGLDFDLHVTNALVDMYSKCGSLEEARKMFNSTIQRDVACWNSMISTYAQHGEAKEALNMFEKMIKDGLKPNNVTFVGVLSACSHVGLVKEGFRHFYSMAGYGIEPEMEHYVCMVSLLGRAGKLVEATELIETMPIPPAAIVWRSLLSACREAGHIDLGKYAASMAISIDPKDSGSYILLSNIFASKGMWINVKKLREKMDSSGVVKEKGCSWIEINNEVHLFIARDRSHHQTDLIYSFLELLIRNMKGIGYVHEDTTFSNE encoded by the coding sequence ATGAGTAAACTCTGCAAATTTGAACCAAAATCCCTCAAAAATGGTGTAACTCAATCTTGTTTCAGATTCTTAACAGTTTCATCATCTTTACATCATCGCTCCGAAGAAGAAAACTATACTATTATTCGTCGTAATAGACGAACCCAACGCCATTATTTAAGCAAATTATTATTCACATTATCTACAACCCATTGTAAAGAAATCCACACCCAAGTGATTCTTTGTGGATTTGAAAACAACCCTTTTCTTAACAACATCTTGATTCAATCGTATTCGATTCGGGGGTGTTTGGATTATGCACGCAAAGTGTTTGATAAAATGCCTAAAAGGGATATGATTTCTTGGTCTTCTGTTATTACTATGTATACCCAAAATGGGGTTTATGATGAATCATTGTCGCTTTTTGCTGAGTTGAGGAGAAGTTGTAAAGAGGGGGAGGGGCCAAATGAGTTTGTTTTGGCTAGTGTTGTTAGTTGTTGTGGAAGGTTAGGTAGTATTGTGAAAGGTGAGGTATTGCATTGTTTTGTGGTGAAAGCTGGTTTTGATCAGTTTGTGTATGTAGGGACGTCTTTGATTGATTTTTACTCGAAGGGTGGAGATGTAGGGTCAGCCAGGCGAGTTTTTGATGATTTGGTGGTGAAGAGTACGGCTACTTGGACTGCGATTATTGCAGCGTGTGTGAATGTGGGGAAGAGTGAAATTTCATTGCAGCTATTGAGGAATATGTTGGAGACTGATGTTGCACCTGATAATTATGTGGTTTCGAGTATCTTGGGTGCTTGCTCGTCGCTTGAGTATATTAAAGGAGGAAAGGAAATTCATGGTTATGTGCTTAGACGGGGAGCGGAGATGGATGTTACGGTGAGTAATGTGCTTATTGATTTCTATATGAAGTGTGGTAATGTAAAGACTGCAAGGTCAGTTTTTGATAGAATGGAAGTTAAAAACGCTATTTCTTGGACAACGATGATCTCTGGATACATGCAGAATTCTTCTGACTGGGAAGCCATAAGCATGTTTAGAGACTTGAACGGTTTGGGTTGGATTCTAGATAGATTTGCTTGTAGTAGTGTACTTATTTCTTGTGGGTCAGTTGAAGCTTTAGAGCTGGGAAGACAAGTGCATGCTTATACCGTGAAAGCTAATGTTGATTCTGATGAATATGTGAAGAATAGCTTGATTGATATGTACGCGAAATGTAATTCATTTGGTGACGCAAGGAAGGTTTTTGACATTATGGGTGATCATGACGTAATCTCTTACAATGCTGTAATTGAGGGTTGTTTAACGCAGAATAGGCTATATGAAGCTTTTGATCTATTTGCTGAAATGAGAGAGAATCTGATTCCTCCAAGCCTTTTGACTTTTGTTAGCTTGCTCGGTGCATCAGCTTCGCTTTTCTCCTTGGAGTTAAGTAAGCAACTTCACGGTCTTACCATAAAATTTGGTTTTTCTGCTGACATGTTTGTTTGTAGCATCCTAGTAGATGTTTACTCGAAATGTTTGTCTATTGGATATGCGAGGCAAGTATtcaatgaaatgaatgaaaagGATATTGTTGTATGGAATTCTATGTTGTTTGGGTACATACAACAGTGTGAAAATGAAGAGGCTCTAAAGCTCTTCCTACTATTGCGGCAGTCTTTGCAAAAGCCAAACACGTTGACTTTTGTTGCCCTCATTGCTGCATCTAGTAACCTAGTAAGTCTGCTTCATGGTCTCCAGTTTCATAACCAGATTGTAAAACTCGGCCTAGATTTTGATCTGCATGTTACAAATGCACTCGTCGATATGTACTCTAAGTGTGGTAGCTTGGAAGAAGCACGTAAGATGTTTAATTCCACTATCCAGAGAGATGTCGCGTGTTGGAATTCTATGATATCCACTTATGCACAGCACGGAGAAGCAAAGGAAGCTCTTAATATGTTTGAGAAAATGATAAAAGATGGATTGAAACCCAACAATGTCACCTTTGTTGGAGTACTTTCAGCATGTAGCCATGTTGGTCTTGTAAAAGAAGGATTTCGTCACTTCTATTCCATGGCCGGGTACGGTATTGAACCAGAAATGGAGCATTATGTTTGCATGGTGTCTCTCTTGGGTCGAGCTGGTAAACTGGTCGAAGCAACGGAACTCATTGAAACAATGCCAATTCCACCGGCCGCCATTGTCTGGAGGAGTTTGCTTAGCGCGTGTAGAGAAGCTGGTCATATAGACCTGGGTAAATATGCAGCATCAATGGCGATATCAATAGATCCAAAAGACAGTGGATCATATATCctactttcaaatatttttgcatCTAAAGGCATGTGGATCAATGTCAAAAAGTTAAGAGAGAAAATGGATAGCAGTGGCGTAGTGAAAGAAAAAGGGTGTAGTTGGATAGAAATAAACAATGAGGTTCATTTGTTTATTGCAAGAGACCGAAGTCATCACCAAACTGATTTGATATATTCATTTTTGGAACTTCTGATTCGGAATATGAAAGGGATCGGATATGTTCATGAGGATACTACCTTCTCAAATGAGTAA